One segment of Acropora muricata isolate sample 2 chromosome 8, ASM3666990v1, whole genome shotgun sequence DNA contains the following:
- the LOC136924572 gene encoding lactosylceramide 1,3-N-acetyl-beta-D-glucosaminyltransferase-like — protein sequence MPCSQKRSLNYAFLFVITFSVTTIIWVNHYLQKKNRIYHNQRHGSYAIALREENPSHEVKLNSSNSPPTEEGGEVLHKTYLTSRSQCPREYFLLIMVMSSPYNFKRRSAIRNTWAGGQSEERWKTVFLVGQGEGDTVQNQRLAAEEERHRDLIRGAQKEHYRNLTLKTQMGLEWASKYCNFQFLVKADDDVFVDPHAMINHLKKPDTPKMNLYTGRCTHRGFPKRGGGKYAVSWEEYNKTRYPPFCAGPAYVLSHDLVPRLVNLFNNVKNPLPLEDVYIGTLINKIGGVKAIWHPGFRTLEYGPCRYHSDIFAYHQVKGEMCMNELFKSAMKERDKQKQQQAVFLR from the coding sequence ATGCCCTGTTCACAAAAAAGGTCACTGAATTATGCCTTTCTGTTTGTAATCACTTTTTCCGTTACGACGATTATTTGGGTGAACCATTacttgcaaaagaaaaataggaTTTATCATAACCAAAGACACGGTTCTTATGCTATTGCTTTAAGGGAAGAGAACCCCAGTCATGAAGTTAAACTGAATTCATCGAATTCGCCGCCGACTGAAGAAGGAGGAGAAGTTCTGCACAAAACATACTTGACTTCTCGGTCACAATGTCCTCgtgaatattttcttttaatcatGGTAATGTCTAGCCCTTACAACTTCAAAAGAAGATCCGCCATTCGAAACACCTGGGCCGGTGGCCAATCAGAGGAACGATGGAAAACCGTGTTTCTTGTAGGTCAAGGTGAGGGAGACACTGTGCAGAATCAACGACTAGCAGCCGAGGAAGAAAGGCACAGAGATTTAATAAGAGGCGCGCAAAAGGAACACTATCGCAATCTAACACTGAAGACACAAATGGGTCTGGAATGGGCATCAAAATATTGCAACTTCCAGTTCTTGGTGAAAGCCGATGACGACGTTTTTGTTGATCCACACGCGATGATAAATCACTTAAAAAAGCCCGATACACCAAAGATGAATCTTTACACAGGGCGCTGCACTCACAGGGGCTTTCCTAAACGCGGAGGAGGGAAGTACGCGGTGTCCTGGGAAGAATACAACAAAACTAGATACCCACCGTTTTGTGCAGGACCAGCTTACGTGTTGTCACATGACCTTGTTCCAAGGTTGGTCAATCTATTTAATAACGTCAAAAACCCTTTGCCTCTTGAAGATGTCTACATTGGAACCTTGATAAATAAAATTGGCGGAGTGAAAGCTATCTGGCATCCAGGCTTTCGAACACTGGAGTATGGACCATGTAGATATCATTCTGATATTTTTGCCTATCACCAGGTTAAGGGCGAAATGTGCATGAATGAACTCTTTAAGTCAGCGATGAAAGAGAGagacaagcaaaaacaacagCAAGCTGTGTTTTTGAGGTGA